In a single window of the Zea mays cultivar B73 chromosome 5, Zm-B73-REFERENCE-NAM-5.0, whole genome shotgun sequence genome:
- the LOC100285178 gene encoding Zinc finger BED domain-containing protein RICESLEEPER 2 (The RefSeq protein has 1 substitution compared to this genomic sequence): MDEPNNNFNATVHANEMFDSNGVIHEDEMAHDDEMIHGHAMFLGDEMIRGTEMVEGSEMIHGHDMVQVNDLIHGNEMVPVHDMVNGDKIAHGNELVNAQMTPRISRRRKKKSLVWEHFTIELMPGGSSRACCKLCKQTFAYSSGSKIAGTSHLKRHITLGSCPVMKDQDRKLALPLAGGHVTDNDGEGTAERPTKRRYRYTGYANATFDPQRSTSYLTKMIILHDYPLHIAQQSSFINFIESLQPRFRVVDVETMEGEVYAVFQKAKENLLQAFSTMPGRISLTIGLWTTSQTLGYVSLAGQFIDSDWKVHRRMLNFMMVSSPHSENALSEAISSSLSEWNMKDKLFTITLDNDCSSHDIYSANLRDHLSNKNNVMLKGQLFVVRCYAHILNVVAQDVIASIHGVIYSIRESIKFIKASPSREEKFAEIALQLEIPSTKTLCLDVTTQWNTTYLMLLAALDYKQAFATLETCDDNYNESPSAEDWKKVEASCNYLKLLYDSAHSVMASANPTANIFFHEAWKIQLELANGTEHGSPFFSCIAKDMHERFDKYWKDCSLVLAIAVVMDPRFKMKLVEFSYSKIYGAEAAKYVKVVNDSLHELYKEYVAQTLPLAPAYVEANNVAANTNVNQGNPPPTSDGLLDFDMYLSEIQSSQPAKCELEQYLEESLTPRIQEFDILNWWKLNTLKFPTLSKMARDILAIPMSMVSSGSSIFSAGTGNRMLDDYRSSLRPETVEALVCAKDWLQYSPAATEAPGSEMMKAEAL; encoded by the coding sequence ATGGATGAGCCAAACAACAATTTTAATGCAACGGTGCATGCCAATGAGATGTTTGATAGCAATGGTGTGAtccatgaagatgagatggcccatGACGATGAGATGATCCATGGCCATGCGATGTTCCTTGGCGATGAGATGATTCGTGGGACCGAGATGGTTGAAGGAAGTGAGATGATCCATGGTCATGATATGGTTCAGGTTAATGATCTCATCCACGGCAATGAGATGGTTCCAGTTCACGACATGGTCAACGGTGACAAGATAGCCCATGGTAATGAATTGGTTAATTCTCAGATGACCCCACGAATATCAAGACGTCGGAAGAAGAAGTCGCTAGTTTGGGAGCACTTCACTATAGAACTCATGCCAGGGGGAAGTTCAAGAGCATGCTGCAAGTTATGCAAGCAAACCTTTGCGTATAGTTCTGGCTCAAAAATTGCAGGCACTAGCCATCTCAAGCGGCACATCACACTAGGCTCCTGTCCTGTTATGAAAGACCAAGACAGGAAGCTAGCATTGCCACTTGCAGGGGGCCATGTCACTGATAATGATGGTGAGGGTACTGCAGAACGTCCTACTAAGAGGCGTTACAGATACACTGGTTATGCAAATGCTACTTTTGATCCACAGCGGAGCACCTCTTATCTGACAAAGATGATAATTTTGCATGACTACCCACTTCACATTGCTCAACAGTCATCCTTTATTAATTTTATTGAGAGTCTGCAGCCTCGTTTCAGAGTTGTAGATGTGGAGACAATGGAAGGAGAGGTGTATGCTGTTTTCCAGAAAGCAAAAGAAAACCTGTTGCAAGCATTCAGCACTATGCCAGGAAGGATCAGCCTCACTATAGGACTCTGGACAACCAGTCAGACTCTTGGCTATGTTTCTCTTGCTGGGCAGTTTATTGACTCCGATTGGAAAGTGCACCGAAGAATGCTCAACTTCATGATGGTGTCTTCTCCCCATTCAGAGAATGCACTTAGTGAAGCTATTAGCTCAAGCCTTTCTGAGTGGAATATGAAGGACAAGCTGTTCACTATCACATTGGATAATGATTGCTCTTCCCATGATATTTACAGTGCAAATCTTAGGGATCACCTCTCCAATAAGAACAACGTCATGCTTAAGGGACAGCTCTTTGTTGTGAGGTGCTATGCACATATCCTGAATGTAGTTGCTCAAGATGTAATTGCTTCGATTCATGGTGTGATTTACAGCATCCGTGAGAGTATCAAGTTCATAAAAGCTTCTCCAAGTCGTGAGGAGAAGTTTGCTGAGATTGCTCTGCAGCTGGAGATTCCCAGTACCAAGACTCTTTGTTTAGATGTTACAACCCAGTGGAACACAACTTATCTGATGCTACTGGCTGCCTTGGACTATAAGCAGGCTTTTGCTACACTGGAGACATGTGATGATAATTACAATGAATCTCCTTCAGCAGAGGACTGGAAGAAAGTTGAGGCTAGCTGTAATTACCTGAAACTGCTATATGACTCTGCACATAGTGTGATGGCTTCAGCGAACCCTACTGCAAACATCTTTTTCCATGAAGCTTGGAAAATTCAGCTTGAACTAGCCAATGGCACAGAACATGGAAGTCCCTTTTTCAGCTGTATTGCCAAGGATATGCATGAGAGATTTGACAAATACTGGAAAGATTGCAGCCTGGTGTTAGCCATTGCTGTTGTTATGGATCCACGTTTCAAGATGAAGCTTGTCGAGTTCAGTTACTCTAAAATTTATGGTGCTGAGGCTGCAAAATATGTTAAGGTTGTCAATGACTCTCTGCATGAGCTGTATAAGGAGTATGTGGCACAGACACTCCCCTTGGCTCCTGCCTATGTTGAAGCTAATAACGTGGCTGCCAACACGAATGTTAACCAGGGAAATCCTCCTCCAACTAGTGATGGTCTTCTTGACTTTGATATGTACCTTTCTGAGATTCAAAGTAGCCAGCCTGCAAAATGTGAACTGGAGCAGTATCTGGAGGAATCTCTCACTCCACGCATCCAGGAGTTTGATATTCTTAACTGGTGGAAGCTTAATACACTTAAGTTTCCAACCCTGTCGAAGATGGCCCGTGATATCTTGGCAATCCCAATGTCGATGGTTAGCAGTGGCAGCTCCATATTCTCTGCTGGAACTGGGAACCGCATGCTTGATGATTACAGAAGCTCTCTCCGGCCGGAGACTGTGGAGGCACTTGTATGCGCAAAAGACTGGCTCCAGTATTCACCGGCCGCAACTGAGGCGCCAGGTTCTGAGATGATGAAAGCAGAAGCATTGTAG
- the LOC100285178 gene encoding zinc finger BED domain-containing protein RICESLEEPER 2 isoform X1, producing the protein MDEPNNNFNATVHANEMFDSNGVIHEDEMAHDDEMIHGHAMFLGDEMIRGTEMVEGSEMIHGHDMVQVNDLIHGNEMVPVHDMVNGDKIAHGNELVNSQMTPRISRRRKKKSLVWEHFTIELMPGGSSRACCKLCKQTFAYSSGSKIAGTSHLKRHITLGSCPVMKDQDRKLALPLAGGHVTDNDGEGTAERPTKRRYRYTGYANATFDPQRSTSYLTKMIILHDYPLHIAQQSSFINFIESLQPRFRVVDVETMEGEVYAVFQKAKENLLQAFSTMPGRISLTIGLWTTSQTLGYVSLAGQFIDSDWKVHRRMLNFMMVSSPHSENALSEAISSSLSEWNMKDKLFTITLDNDCSSHDIYSANLRDHLSNKNNVMLKGQLFVVRCYAHILNVVAQDVIASIHGVIYSIRESIKFIKASPSREEKFAEIALQLEIPSTKTLCLDVTTQWNTTYLMLLAALDYKQAFATLETCDDNYNESPSAEDWKKVEASCNYLKLLYDSAHSVMASANPTANIFFHEAWKIQLELANGTEHGSPFFSCIAKDMHERFDKYWKDCSLVLAIAVVMDPRFKMKLVEFSYSKIYGAEAAKYVKVVNDSLHELYKEYVAQTLPLAPAYVEANNVAANTNVNQGNPPPTSDGLLDFDMYLSEIQSSQPAKCELEQYLEESLTPRIQEFDILNWWKLNTLKFPTLSKMARDILAIPMSMVSSGSSIFSAGTGNRMLDDYRSSLRPETVEALVCAKDWLQYSPAATEAPGSEMMKAEAL; encoded by the coding sequence ATGGATGAGCCAAACAACAATTTTAATGCAACGGTGCATGCCAATGAGATGTTTGATAGCAATGGTGTGAtccatgaagatgagatggcccatGACGATGAGATGATCCATGGCCATGCGATGTTCCTTGGCGATGAGATGATTCGTGGGACCGAGATGGTTGAAGGAAGTGAGATGATCCATGGTCATGATATGGTTCAGGTTAATGATCTCATCCACGGCAATGAGATGGTTCCAGTTCACGACATGGTCAACGGTGACAAGATAGCCCATGGTAATGAATTGGTTAATTCTCAGATGACCCCACGAATATCAAGACGTCGGAAGAAGAAGTCGCTAGTTTGGGAGCACTTCACTATAGAACTCATGCCAGGGGGAAGTTCAAGAGCATGCTGCAAGTTATGCAAGCAAACCTTTGCGTATAGTTCTGGCTCAAAAATTGCAGGCACTAGCCATCTCAAGCGGCACATCACACTAGGCTCCTGTCCTGTTATGAAAGACCAAGACAGGAAGCTAGCATTGCCACTTGCAGGGGGCCATGTCACTGATAATGATGGTGAGGGTACTGCAGAACGTCCTACTAAGAGGCGTTACAGATACACTGGTTATGCAAATGCTACTTTTGATCCACAGCGGAGCACCTCTTATCTGACAAAGATGATAATTTTGCATGACTACCCACTTCACATTGCTCAACAGTCATCCTTTATTAATTTTATTGAGAGTCTGCAGCCTCGTTTCAGAGTTGTAGATGTGGAGACAATGGAAGGAGAGGTGTATGCTGTTTTCCAGAAAGCAAAAGAAAACCTGTTGCAAGCATTCAGCACTATGCCAGGAAGGATCAGCCTCACTATAGGACTCTGGACAACCAGTCAGACTCTTGGCTATGTTTCTCTTGCTGGGCAGTTTATTGACTCCGATTGGAAAGTGCACCGAAGAATGCTCAACTTCATGATGGTGTCTTCTCCCCATTCAGAGAATGCACTTAGTGAAGCTATTAGCTCAAGCCTTTCTGAGTGGAATATGAAGGACAAGCTGTTCACTATCACATTGGATAATGATTGCTCTTCCCATGATATTTACAGTGCAAATCTTAGGGATCACCTCTCCAATAAGAACAACGTCATGCTTAAGGGACAGCTCTTTGTTGTGAGGTGCTATGCACATATCCTGAATGTAGTTGCTCAAGATGTAATTGCTTCGATTCATGGTGTGATTTACAGCATCCGTGAGAGTATCAAGTTCATAAAAGCTTCTCCAAGTCGTGAGGAGAAGTTTGCTGAGATTGCTCTGCAGCTGGAGATTCCCAGTACCAAGACTCTTTGTTTAGATGTTACAACCCAGTGGAACACAACTTATCTGATGCTACTGGCTGCCTTGGACTATAAGCAGGCTTTTGCTACACTGGAGACATGTGATGATAATTACAATGAATCTCCTTCAGCAGAGGACTGGAAGAAAGTTGAGGCTAGCTGTAATTACCTGAAACTGCTATATGACTCTGCACATAGTGTGATGGCTTCAGCGAACCCTACTGCAAACATCTTTTTCCATGAAGCTTGGAAAATTCAGCTTGAACTAGCCAATGGCACAGAACATGGAAGTCCCTTTTTCAGCTGTATTGCCAAGGATATGCATGAGAGATTTGACAAATACTGGAAAGATTGCAGCCTGGTGTTAGCCATTGCTGTTGTTATGGATCCACGTTTCAAGATGAAGCTTGTCGAGTTCAGTTACTCTAAAATTTATGGTGCTGAGGCTGCAAAATATGTTAAGGTTGTCAATGACTCTCTGCATGAGCTGTATAAGGAGTATGTGGCACAGACACTCCCCTTGGCTCCTGCCTATGTTGAAGCTAATAACGTGGCTGCCAACACGAATGTTAACCAGGGAAATCCTCCTCCAACTAGTGATGGTCTTCTTGACTTTGATATGTACCTTTCTGAGATTCAAAGTAGCCAGCCTGCAAAATGTGAACTGGAGCAGTATCTGGAGGAATCTCTCACTCCACGCATCCAGGAGTTTGATATTCTTAACTGGTGGAAGCTTAATACACTTAAGTTTCCAACCCTGTCGAAGATGGCCCGTGATATCTTGGCAATCCCAATGTCGATGGTTAGCAGTGGCAGCTCCATATTCTCTGCTGGAACTGGGAACCGCATGCTTGATGATTACAGAAGCTCTCTCCGGCCGGAGACTGTGGAGGCACTTGTATGCGCAAAAGACTGGCTCCAGTATTCACCGGCCGCAACTGAGGCGCCAGGTTCTGAGATGATGAAAGCAGAAGCATTGTAG